From Bacteroidales bacterium, one genomic window encodes:
- a CDS encoding RNA polymerase sigma factor translates to MDKAEFTAFVREQQEPLRRFLLNLSGGNGALADDIAQDAFIKAYAGLSSFQGRSKLSTWLFRIAYNCFYDQMSKRVRLNEVQLPTDRKMNGADRTSDPMVVQTAGSDRVTVNNDINGALKNLAENEKAVLLLFYMEEKKISEIAVITGMKENTVKSHLSRGREHLKVYLKQAGYGQ, encoded by the coding sequence TTGGACAAAGCGGAATTCACGGCATTTGTCAGGGAGCAGCAGGAACCTTTAAGGAGATTCCTGCTTAACCTGTCGGGAGGAAATGGAGCACTTGCAGACGATATAGCGCAAGATGCTTTTATTAAGGCCTATGCGGGGCTCTCTTCTTTTCAGGGCAGGTCAAAATTATCTACCTGGCTCTTTAGAATTGCCTATAACTGCTTTTATGACCAGATGAGCAAACGGGTGAGGCTCAATGAAGTACAGCTCCCGACAGATAGAAAAATGAACGGCGCAGACCGCACCTCTGACCCAATGGTAGTGCAAACTGCAGGTTCAGACAGAGTTACGGTAAATAATGATATCAACGGAGCTCTAAAAAATCTTGCGGAAAATGAGAAAGCAGTGCTGCTCTTGTTCTATATGGAGGAGAAGAAAATCTCTGAGATTGCGGTGATTACGGGGATGAAGGAGAATACGGTTAAGTCCCATTTATCAAGGGGCAGGGAGCATTTAAAGGTGTACTTAAAACAAGCGGGTTACGGGCAATGA
- a CDS encoding DUF6249 domain-containing protein, whose product MGILVPIFVCVILPVAIVLTVYMSRYLSQKNKNELIAKAIEKGVPLDPNFFKDAQDVKIKKENPMKLFTWGVSLVGFGFGIFFLLYFLLRAQPVMSAYALGVACTGLIPVLVGAGLLVSFYAGRYYKKKDEGQKESDISK is encoded by the coding sequence ATGGGAATTTTAGTTCCAATTTTTGTATGCGTGATATTGCCGGTGGCAATTGTGCTGACAGTTTACATGTCTCGCTATCTTTCTCAAAAGAATAAAAATGAATTGATAGCCAAGGCAATAGAGAAAGGTGTCCCTTTGGATCCCAATTTCTTTAAGGATGCTCAGGATGTAAAAATTAAAAAAGAAAATCCCATGAAGTTGTTCACATGGGGAGTTTCTCTTGTCGGATTTGGTTTCGGTATTTTCTTTTTGCTTTATTTCTTATTGCGTGCTCAGCCTGTGATGAGCGCCTATGCGCTTGGAGTTGCATGTACCGGACTAATTCCGGTTCTTGTTGGCGCAGGGCTGCTTGTATCTTTCTATGCAGGGAGATATTACAAGAAAAAGGATGAAGGACAAAAGGAATCAGACATCTCTAAATAG
- the msrA gene encoding peptide-methionine (S)-S-oxide reductase MsrA has translation MTKTIYLAGGCFWGTEHYLKMVNGVANTEVGFANGHTDNPSYKEVCTDKTGFAETVKVEYDQNVLPLSKLLDIFFKAIDPTSLNKQGHDIGTQYRTGIYYVDAEDKKIIDEAVGTLTKLYTKPIALEVLPLKNFYNAEEYHQDYLDKNPTGYCHLSQDLFIFAKKAN, from the coding sequence ATGACAAAGACAATATATTTGGCAGGCGGATGTTTCTGGGGAACAGAGCATTATCTTAAGATGGTGAACGGAGTTGCGAATACTGAGGTTGGATTTGCAAACGGGCATACGGATAATCCGTCTTATAAGGAAGTGTGTACGGATAAGACCGGTTTTGCTGAGACTGTTAAAGTTGAATATGACCAGAACGTGCTGCCGCTGAGCAAGTTGCTTGATATTTTCTTTAAGGCAATAGATCCTACAAGTTTGAATAAGCAAGGACATGATATTGGCACTCAGTACCGTACAGGTATTTATTATGTAGACGCAGAAGATAAAAAAATTATAGATGAAGCTGTCGGGACCTTGACAAAACTTTATACTAAGCCAATTGCTCTTGAGGTACTGCCGCTTAAAAACTTTTATAACGCAGAGGAGTATCATCAAGATTATCTGGATAAGAATCCAACGGGTTATTGCCATCTTAGTCAGGACCTTTTCATTTTTGCAAAAAAAGCGAATTAA
- a CDS encoding transporter substrate-binding domain-containing protein — protein MKNFVYSMGLGRLHKLLFALFSIMLITARFAEYAYSEDKDTSVAEANTGDKTEDAVPSDTIIFLGDKYYPPYEFINNSGMPDGFDVELTKSLMNRIGKHNFKIVSMDWQDLLEFYDKHSNAVIMGMDRIGRRENKYNFGPVHSYTSHSVVYRKGSKKINALSQLAGKKIIVERGGDEDEILVSMGLSNEIMRVNNYEQGFKMLSSGEHDVLVCDNDLAKYYLKNLNIHNLEISDLAMPLQKYCYVGRDSLLMYQLDTAIQGMKSAGDYSRIFRKWFTNTTVEKIPKFLYAILFVLICAAAVLSAFTWLLNKRVDKAKLDLENRGKQLALALNAGDVTVWGYDVKSRRFFNVECDYFPPEGRLFEDEVNFFHPGDKQLFINTMNCLIAGDTPPKKMVFRLDHSASGNWQYTEKEFAQIKDSNDKVVTIIGSHRDITSSVYIQKRLKENILKNDMAIKASGLVYWEMNRPSNTFTMFNDPVSGFINGKIFKVDEYFDLVKIQNVNGFDEMRTGLTAGIVKNFVCDSKMWFEWDKKWHYCTTTATPFDIGPDGLVTKYVGFRKDNTDLVMVQQELKVEMEKAKQADKLKSAFLANMSHDIRTPLNAIVGFAGLLQEDDDKESKNEYISLINSNSELLLRLVNDILDLSKIEAGAVQIAENEFDMSKCFADTVSSVKSKVPAGVKLVENNPYKECIVFSDRQRISQILTNFITNAIKYTPLGTITVSYVYENGGVKIAVSDTGIGIPEEKQYRIFQRFEKLDNFAQGTGLGLSICKAIVDTCGGKIGFTSKENQGSTFWAWIPCKKRA, from the coding sequence ATGAAAAATTTTGTTTACAGCATGGGACTTGGAAGACTTCATAAATTGTTGTTTGCTCTTTTCTCTATAATGCTTATCACTGCCCGGTTTGCGGAATATGCTTATTCAGAAGATAAAGATACATCTGTCGCTGAGGCTAATACAGGTGATAAGACAGAAGATGCCGTACCGTCTGATACGATAATTTTCCTTGGGGATAAGTATTATCCGCCTTATGAGTTCATTAATAATTCAGGTATGCCGGATGGGTTTGACGTTGAGCTGACTAAGTCATTAATGAATAGGATTGGCAAACATAATTTTAAGATTGTTTCTATGGACTGGCAGGACTTGCTGGAGTTCTACGATAAGCATAGCAATGCCGTAATCATGGGAATGGACCGTATTGGAAGGAGAGAAAATAAGTACAATTTTGGTCCGGTCCACAGTTATACTTCTCATAGTGTTGTTTACAGAAAGGGGTCAAAAAAGATTAATGCACTTTCACAATTAGCGGGTAAAAAAATCATTGTAGAGCGCGGAGGAGATGAAGATGAGATACTTGTATCTATGGGGCTTAGCAATGAAATTATGAGAGTTAATAATTATGAACAGGGTTTCAAAATGCTCTCATCCGGTGAACATGACGTTTTAGTTTGCGATAACGATTTAGCAAAATATTATCTTAAAAATCTGAATATACATAATCTGGAAATTTCAGATTTAGCTATGCCGCTGCAAAAATATTGCTATGTTGGGAGAGACAGTTTGCTTATGTATCAGCTGGATACGGCAATTCAGGGAATGAAAAGCGCCGGAGATTATTCAAGAATTTTTAGGAAATGGTTTACAAATACTACGGTTGAAAAGATTCCAAAATTTTTGTACGCAATTCTATTTGTATTAATCTGCGCAGCCGCTGTACTTTCTGCTTTTACTTGGTTGCTTAATAAGAGGGTTGATAAGGCTAAATTGGATTTGGAGAACAGAGGCAAACAGCTTGCCCTTGCATTAAATGCCGGCGATGTTACAGTGTGGGGATATGATGTTAAATCAAGGCGCTTCTTTAATGTAGAATGTGATTATTTTCCTCCTGAGGGAAGATTGTTTGAAGATGAGGTTAATTTCTTTCATCCTGGAGATAAACAATTGTTTATCAATACAATGAATTGCCTGATTGCCGGAGATACCCCACCTAAAAAAATGGTTTTTAGACTGGATCATTCTGCATCCGGAAATTGGCAGTACACAGAGAAAGAGTTTGCTCAAATCAAAGACAGCAATGATAAGGTAGTTACAATAATCGGATCGCACAGAGATATCACTTCATCTGTATATATTCAAAAAAGGCTTAAAGAAAATATCTTAAAGAATGATATGGCCATTAAGGCTTCCGGACTTGTTTATTGGGAAATGAATAGGCCTTCAAATACGTTTACTATGTTCAATGACCCAGTTTCAGGATTTATCAATGGGAAAATTTTTAAGGTAGATGAATATTTTGATTTGGTTAAAATACAGAATGTTAATGGTTTTGATGAAATGAGAACAGGCTTAACAGCCGGAATTGTTAAAAATTTTGTATGTGATTCAAAGATGTGGTTTGAGTGGGATAAGAAGTGGCATTACTGCACAACTACAGCAACTCCGTTTGATATAGGTCCCGACGGCTTGGTTACTAAATATGTAGGATTCAGGAAAGATAATACAGACCTTGTAATGGTGCAGCAAGAGCTTAAGGTTGAGATGGAAAAAGCAAAACAGGCAGATAAGTTGAAGTCAGCATTTTTGGCAAACATGAGCCATGATATTAGAACACCTCTTAATGCGATAGTAGGTTTTGCCGGTTTGCTTCAGGAGGATGATGACAAAGAGAGCAAGAACGAGTATATCAGTCTGATTAACAGCAACAGCGAGCTTCTTTTAAGGTTGGTCAATGACATACTTGACCTTTCCAAAATAGAGGCTGGTGCTGTACAAATAGCTGAGAACGAATTTGATATGTCAAAGTGTTTTGCCGATACTGTAAGTTCTGTAAAGAGCAAAGTTCCGGCAGGTGTGAAGCTTGTTGAGAACAATCCATACAAGGAGTGCATAGTATTTTCAGACAGGCAGAGAATATCTCAGATACTTACGAATTTTATTACTAATGCCATAAAATATACACCTTTGGGAACTATAACGGTTTCATACGTTTACGAGAACGGAGGTGTAAAGATTGCTGTATCGGATACCGGCATTGGCATTCCGGAGGAGAAGCAATACCGTATATTTCAGAGGTTTGAGAAGCTGGATAATTTTGCGCAGGGAACAGGGCTAGGTCTCTCTATCTGCAAGGCTATAGTAGATACCTGCGGAGGGAAGATTGGCTTTACCTCAAAAGAAAATCAAGGCTCAACATTTTGGGCATGGATTCCTTGCAAAAAGAGGGCGTAA
- a CDS encoding transporter substrate-binding domain-containing protein produces the protein MNNFSKRFLYGAAKLCGLLAAFLIFCSFKQSQNDTIVFLGDRYYAPFEFVDAQGNPKGFNIDLTKKLMKRLGIGNYKIVSMPWQQLLKYYDKHPSSVIMGMNMTKSWESKYNFGPVHNYLIHSVIYRRGEGPYGKLAQLEGKKIIVEKGSFPDEFLTEIGLYNESHYLDDIGVGLKSLSQGKCDVMVCVRSIALYYMDSLKIRNLEYKNLDIPNQKYCYVGRDSVLMFRMDTALSNMRADGSFDKLKDKWLSPVLTGHWIPKFVYIFFVIFIACALILATFIFLLKHRVHVSRNELDRRNRQLALALSAGDVTVWGYDVKSGRFFNVECDYFPPDGRPFEDEMKFFHPDDVQLFKETMRSVIAGAEAPKKLCFRLDHNLSGNWQYTEKEFAPIKDRRGNVVTVIGTHRDVTQSVMMRKSLEEEMERAQEADKLKSAFVANMSHEIRTPLNAIVGFSNLLQEESDPEEREEFVNLINSNSDLLLRIINDILDLSKMEAGMVKIEKGEFDMSACFDEVIASVKSRIKPSVELLACNPYKKCVILSDKNRVAQVLTNFITNAIKYTPSGTITASYVYENSGLKISVEDTGIGIAEDKQHLIFQRFEKLDTFAQGTGLGLSICKAIVESCGGKIGFDSKESEGSTFWAIIPCQIADIEESEK, from the coding sequence ATGAATAATTTTAGTAAACGGTTTTTATATGGAGCTGCTAAATTGTGTGGCTTGCTTGCCGCTTTTCTAATTTTTTGCAGTTTTAAGCAATCTCAAAATGATACTATAGTTTTCCTCGGCGACAGATATTATGCGCCGTTTGAATTTGTTGATGCTCAGGGTAATCCTAAAGGCTTTAATATTGATTTGACCAAAAAGCTCATGAAAAGGCTTGGCATTGGAAATTATAAGATTGTCTCAATGCCATGGCAGCAGCTGCTCAAATACTATGACAAGCACCCTTCTTCTGTAATTATGGGCATGAACATGACCAAGAGTTGGGAAAGCAAATATAATTTTGGACCCGTTCATAACTATCTTATCCATAGTGTGATATATAGAAGGGGAGAAGGCCCTTACGGCAAACTGGCTCAGCTGGAAGGTAAAAAAATCATTGTGGAGAAGGGCTCATTCCCGGATGAATTCCTGACGGAAATAGGTCTTTACAATGAGTCCCACTATTTAGATGATATTGGAGTTGGACTTAAGAGCCTGTCTCAGGGGAAGTGCGATGTAATGGTCTGTGTGCGCAGCATTGCTTTGTATTACATGGATAGTCTTAAGATTAGAAATCTTGAGTATAAGAATCTTGATATTCCCAATCAGAAGTATTGTTATGTTGGAAGGGATAGCGTCCTGATGTTCCGCATGGATACCGCTTTAAGCAACATGCGTGCTGACGGAAGCTTTGACAAATTGAAAGACAAATGGTTATCTCCGGTCTTGACAGGACATTGGATTCCTAAATTCGTATATATATTCTTTGTAATATTTATTGCCTGTGCCTTAATTCTTGCCACATTTATTTTTCTTCTAAAGCACAGAGTTCATGTCTCTAGGAATGAGCTTGATAGAAGGAACAGACAGCTTGCATTGGCGCTTAGTGCGGGTGATGTTACCGTTTGGGGCTATGATGTAAAATCCGGGCGTTTCTTTAATGTAGAGTGTGATTATTTTCCTCCCGACGGGAGACCTTTTGAGGATGAGATGAAATTTTTCCATCCAGATGATGTGCAGCTCTTTAAAGAGACGATGCGTAGCGTGATTGCCGGTGCGGAGGCGCCAAAAAAATTGTGCTTTAGATTGGATCACAACCTGTCGGGAAATTGGCAATACACAGAAAAGGAGTTTGCTCCAATTAAAGATAGGAGAGGAAATGTAGTGACTGTTATTGGTACGCACAGAGATGTTACTCAGTCTGTTATGATGAGAAAGAGCTTGGAGGAGGAGATGGAGCGCGCTCAAGAGGCTGACAAGCTTAAGTCTGCGTTTGTTGCAAATATGAGTCATGAAATTAGAACACCGTTGAATGCAATTGTCGGATTTTCCAATTTGTTGCAGGAGGAGAGTGATCCGGAAGAGAGAGAAGAGTTTGTAAATTTGATTAACAGCAATAGCGACTTGCTGCTGAGGATAATTAATGACATTTTGGATTTGTCTAAGATGGAGGCGGGAATGGTAAAAATTGAGAAGGGTGAGTTTGACATGTCCGCTTGTTTTGATGAAGTTATTGCATCTGTAAAGAGCAGGATAAAGCCTTCTGTGGAACTTCTTGCTTGCAATCCTTATAAAAAATGTGTTATACTGTCTGATAAAAACCGTGTGGCTCAAGTCCTTACAAACTTTATCACTAATGCCATAAAGTACACTCCATCCGGAACCATCACGGCCTCTTATGTTTATGAAAATAGCGGTCTTAAGATATCCGTTGAGGATACGGGAATCGGCATTGCTGAGGATAAGCAACATCTTATTTTCCAGCGGTTTGAGAAGCTTGATACTTTTGCTCAAGGTACGGGGCTTGGGCTTTCTATATGCAAAGCCATTGTAGAATCTTGCGGCGGCAAAATCGGATTTGATTCAAAAGAGTCTGAAGGTTCAACTTTCTGGGCAATTATCCCTTGCCAAATTGCAGATATTGAGGAATCTGAGAAATAA
- a CDS encoding carboxypeptidase regulatory-like domain-containing protein codes for MNNSIFKLLFNSLLLLITIAPQSVFAQRIVKQIVADKNNVPITDVVVYLSKLTDTTKIIGHTVSDNTGAFTFNVPIGQWELKYSSLGYKTSSVTLEVKDRSSDTLNLTTKILEDDNILLKTLIVQANRYNSKIDHLSILFSPAQISKSKTARDLMLNVPFLIVNKISNTLSSVDGKNVLILINGVKASDQDLLIIPPQKIIKADYYDVPPAKYTDSKRVINITTSNLDSGISGNIYLNVTGFFSEFTPYFSYIHGHSQFTLGYNFHLNRVLSGIQDSYQDCYSYDLKSDKYMYTLFQEEKNWGTQNAVYAGYTNSIKNSHVFQVKINLSYATDNYDDKRNISTSVSSTMESFNGFRNSHIYSMSPKADIYYSKNINRKTVLSANLVGTLYHNIQKIISGESSMTVFNDSLNLHNEKKSIIGEVICEHNGNANLSYSIGYKANVAWMDYNVSNSIKNDNKTQYINQTHSLFAEIKGAVYGFNYRISLNDNFIWNKNDSNKERQNIFSPTILIGRKISQSLQIRLKYASKPINPSSSQISNNTIYLMSNMVSTGNTKLRSAKENYLSFIADYENTYFNLGMNVFVNKAKRSIFSNFLIDSINNKPVIVMRPENAVLDNEFGVEGDFSLHPLESLNITYSIKSIYHSFKPNQTAKAYNKWYFPMCLSINYTFKSFTFSYYQKFKSNYLENIYVLGVEKVAYFTLDYTYKNFDFGIAYYFPFGKDNYYNKTTPQSAIIHNTDARLKSKEGTIGFTFSWNFHRGSKYNINRKLNNSDDDAGTYGNVH; via the coding sequence ATGAATAATAGCATATTTAAGTTGTTATTTAACTCCCTTTTGTTGTTGATTACAATTGCACCTCAGTCAGTCTTTGCTCAGCGTATTGTTAAGCAAATAGTTGCAGATAAAAACAATGTGCCTATTACAGACGTTGTAGTGTATCTGTCAAAACTTACTGATACAACTAAGATTATTGGACACACAGTATCAGACAATACGGGGGCATTTACATTTAACGTTCCCATAGGACAATGGGAATTGAAATATTCAAGTCTTGGCTATAAAACGTCCAGCGTAACTTTAGAAGTAAAAGATAGGTCTTCAGATACTCTGAATTTGACGACAAAAATTCTGGAAGACGATAATATTCTTTTAAAAACACTTATTGTACAGGCAAATAGATATAACTCAAAAATAGACCATTTAAGTATTTTGTTCTCTCCAGCGCAAATAAGCAAATCAAAAACGGCAAGAGATTTAATGCTAAATGTCCCTTTTTTAATTGTGAATAAAATTTCAAATACGCTTTCATCGGTAGATGGGAAGAATGTACTGATACTGATTAACGGCGTTAAGGCGAGTGATCAGGACTTATTGATTATTCCTCCACAAAAAATAATCAAGGCTGATTATTACGATGTTCCGCCAGCAAAATATACAGATTCAAAAAGGGTTATTAACATAACAACCAGCAATTTAGATTCTGGTATATCAGGCAATATTTACTTAAATGTAACTGGCTTTTTCTCCGAGTTTACCCCGTATTTCTCATATATCCATGGCCATAGTCAGTTTACATTGGGATACAATTTTCACTTAAATAGAGTCTTGAGCGGCATACAAGACTCATATCAAGATTGTTATAGCTATGATTTAAAATCAGACAAATACATGTACACTCTTTTTCAGGAGGAAAAAAACTGGGGAACGCAAAATGCGGTATATGCCGGCTATACAAATTCAATAAAAAATTCTCATGTCTTTCAAGTAAAAATTAATCTTAGTTATGCTACAGATAACTATGATGATAAAAGAAATATTAGCACATCTGTAAGTAGTACTATGGAAAGTTTTAACGGATTTAGAAACAGCCATATATATAGCATGTCTCCCAAAGCAGATATTTATTATTCAAAAAATATTAACAGAAAAACTGTTTTGTCCGCTAACTTGGTTGGTACCCTTTACCACAATATTCAAAAAATCATATCAGGGGAATCAAGCATGACTGTCTTTAATGATAGCCTGAACTTGCACAATGAAAAAAAATCAATTATTGGCGAGGTAATTTGCGAGCATAATGGAAATGCTAATTTAAGTTATTCAATTGGGTATAAGGCAAATGTGGCATGGATGGACTACAATGTAAGTAACTCTATAAAAAATGATAATAAAACGCAGTATATCAATCAGACCCATTCATTATTTGCTGAGATCAAAGGAGCAGTATACGGGTTTAATTACAGAATAAGTCTTAATGACAATTTCATTTGGAACAAAAATGACAGCAACAAAGAACGCCAAAATATCTTTTCCCCTACAATCCTAATCGGCCGCAAAATAAGTCAATCTCTTCAAATCAGGTTAAAATACGCCTCAAAACCTATAAATCCCTCATCTTCACAAATATCCAATAATACAATTTATCTGATGAGCAACATGGTTAGTACGGGGAATACAAAATTAAGAAGCGCCAAAGAGAATTATTTGTCATTTATTGCGGATTATGAAAACACATACTTTAATCTTGGTATGAATGTATTTGTTAACAAGGCTAAACGAAGTATTTTCAGCAACTTCCTTATTGACAGCATAAATAACAAACCAGTCATTGTTATGCGCCCTGAAAATGCGGTGCTAGACAACGAATTTGGAGTTGAAGGAGATTTCTCTCTGCATCCACTAGAATCATTGAATATTACTTATTCCATCAAAAGCATTTACCATTCATTTAAACCTAATCAAACAGCTAAAGCATACAATAAGTGGTATTTTCCAATGTGTTTATCTATAAACTACACATTTAAATCTTTTACTTTTAGTTATTATCAAAAGTTTAAGAGTAATTATCTTGAAAATATATATGTGCTTGGTGTAGAAAAAGTTGCATACTTTACACTAGACTATACTTACAAAAATTTTGATTTTGGTATTGCTTATTATTTTCCATTTGGCAAGGATAATTATTATAATAAAACAACACCTCAGAGTGCTATAATTCACAACACTGATGCCCGTTTGAAGAGCAAAGAAGGGACCATTGGATTTACTTTCTCATGGAATTTCCATAGGGGGTCCAAATATAATATTAACAGAAAATTAAACAATTCCGATGACGATGCCGGGACTTATGGAAATGTGCATTAG
- a CDS encoding transporter substrate-binding domain-containing protein has protein sequence MKRTLFIAVLLIISFSCCSLNAFAESDVESPETDVQLISQSDSIIFLADLYYPPYEFVDNNGKSVGFNIDLTRTLMKRLGISRFRIISMDWPKVLKYYDEHSNSVIIGMNWTAKKSQKYAYGPIHNSLTHCVLYRKGSKKITSLSQLAGKKILVESETSMEEMLMAMGFGKEVISVNDYGPAILDLSKGKYDAVVCEGQVARYLLKSLKIKNIKISDMHLPTQRYCFVGRDTALMNKIRDMLERMNVDGSYETLTDRWLQNDRDINIPPGVYVIICILIFSALFFAFYSLLLKKRIVNAESELNSRGKQMALALKSSHTVYWELDTKSNKIKTYNDPFLNYEDGKEMDLDEYFRVVKLSDIKDMQLMIDKLKTGSNENLSSDVQLWYPKDGKWHYCQATAAPLKVGQNGVVLKYVGFRRDNTPLVEMGEKMRHFITRMDFVMKESNIQTWEYSPDTDVFKVYSDVHTVVAEIKSSDFLEKLTAQDKIEARAIYNSIKDGTCKPFSVTRKIDYGGNIGIKYISYNGVPLRDKSGKVTDFFGLRRDVTDLMSIQEELKVEMEKAQQADKLKSAFLANMSHDIRTPLNAIVGFAGLLQEDDDKESKNEYISLINSNSELLLRLVNDILDLSKIEAGAVQIAENEFDMSKCFADTISSVKSKVPAGVKLVENNPYAECIIFSDHQRIAQILTNFITNAIKYTPHGTITASYVYENGGVKIAVSDTGIGIPEEKQYRIFQRFEKLDNFAQGTGLGLSICKAIVDTCGGKIGFTSKENQGSTFWAWIPCRRLM, from the coding sequence ATGAAGCGAACACTTTTTATTGCTGTTCTATTAATCATTTCTTTTTCTTGTTGCTCTCTCAATGCATTTGCTGAGTCTGATGTGGAGAGTCCGGAGACAGATGTTCAGCTAATTTCCCAATCTGATTCAATAATTTTTCTTGCTGATTTGTACTACCCTCCTTATGAGTTTGTGGACAATAATGGTAAGTCCGTAGGTTTTAATATTGACCTTACAAGGACTCTGATGAAGAGGTTAGGAATCAGCAGATTCCGTATTATATCAATGGATTGGCCAAAAGTTCTTAAATACTATGATGAGCATTCTAATTCTGTTATCATTGGTATGAACTGGACTGCAAAGAAAAGTCAGAAATATGCATATGGGCCAATCCATAATAGTCTGACACATTGTGTGTTGTATAGAAAAGGAAGTAAAAAGATAACATCTCTTTCTCAACTTGCCGGCAAGAAAATTCTTGTAGAATCTGAAACAAGCATGGAGGAGATGCTGATGGCTATGGGCTTTGGCAAGGAGGTTATATCTGTAAATGATTATGGCCCTGCTATATTAGATTTGTCAAAGGGAAAATATGATGCTGTTGTTTGTGAAGGGCAAGTTGCCAGATATCTTTTGAAGTCTTTGAAAATTAAAAACATAAAAATTTCTGACATGCATCTGCCTACACAGCGGTATTGTTTTGTGGGACGTGACACTGCGCTGATGAACAAGATAAGAGACATGTTGGAGAGAATGAATGTTGACGGCAGCTATGAAACATTGACTGACAGATGGTTGCAAAATGACAGAGATATCAATATCCCTCCCGGTGTCTATGTCATTATTTGCATACTGATTTTTTCTGCTCTATTTTTTGCGTTCTATTCATTGCTCTTAAAAAAGCGCATTGTTAACGCCGAGTCTGAATTAAACAGCCGCGGAAAGCAGATGGCTTTGGCTCTTAAGTCCTCCCACACTGTCTATTGGGAATTGGATACCAAGAGTAACAAGATAAAAACTTATAATGATCCATTCTTGAATTATGAGGATGGCAAGGAGATGGATTTGGATGAGTATTTTAGGGTGGTGAAGTTAAGCGATATAAAAGATATGCAACTTATGATTGATAAGTTGAAAACTGGTAGTAATGAAAACTTATCTTCTGATGTTCAGCTATGGTATCCTAAAGATGGCAAATGGCATTATTGCCAGGCAACAGCAGCACCTTTGAAAGTTGGACAAAACGGTGTTGTTTTAAAGTACGTTGGTTTCAGAAGAGATAATACGCCACTTGTGGAAATGGGGGAGAAAATGAGGCATTTTATCACAAGGATGGACTTTGTAATGAAGGAAAGCAATATTCAGACATGGGAATATTCGCCTGATACTGACGTGTTTAAAGTTTATTCAGATGTGCATACGGTTGTTGCTGAAATTAAGTCAAGTGACTTTTTAGAAAAGTTAACCGCGCAGGATAAAATAGAAGCTCGTGCAATTTATAACAGTATAAAAGATGGCACTTGCAAGCCTTTTTCTGTGACTAGGAAAATTGATTATGGCGGAAATATTGGCATAAAATATATTTCTTACAATGGTGTGCCTCTGCGTGATAAATCTGGAAAAGTTACAGACTTCTTTGGACTTAGAAGAGATGTTACAGATTTGATGAGCATTCAGGAGGAGTTAAAAGTAGAGATGGAAAAGGCACAGCAGGCGGACAAGTTAAAGTCAGCTTTCCTTGCAAACATGAGCCATGATATTAGAACACCTCTTAATGCGATAGTAGGTTTTGCCGGTTTGCTTCAAGAAGATGATGACAAAGAGAGCAAAAACGAGTATATCAGTCTGATTAACAGCAACAGCGAGCTTCTTTTAAGGTTGGTCAATGATATACTAGACCTTTCCAAGATTGAGGCTGGAGCTGTGCAAATAGCTGAGAACGAGTTTGATATGTCAAAGTGCTTTGCGGATACGATAAGTTCCGTCAAGAGCAAAGTGCCGGCAGGGGTAAAGCTTGTGGAGAACAATCCGTACGCAGAGTGCATAATATTCTCTGACCATCAGAGGATAGCCCAGATACTTACAAACTTCATAACAAATGCCATCAAATATACTCCTCACGGAACCATCACAGCATCATACGTTTACGAGAACGGAGGTGTAAAGATTGCTGTATCGGATACCGGCATTGGCATTCCGGAGGAGAAGCAATACCGTATATTTCAGAGGTTTGAGAAGCTGGATAATTTTGCCCAGGGAACAGGGCTTGGCCTTTCTATCTGCAAGGCGATAGTTGATACCTGCGGAGGAAAGATTGGCTTTACCTCAAAAGAAAATCAAGGCTCAACATTTTGGGCGTGGATTCCTTGCAGGCGTTTAATGTAA